The sequence TCATCCAGGACTTGAAGAGTCACCAGAAATTTTCTTAGAGAATTTTGCAAAACCACTAGAAACTATATTTTTAGAAAATCCAAAATATCAAACTAGCCCAGAAATTATAGTTTTACAGAGTTTTTGGCCCTAATTCTTTTGCTGGAATGCACAAAAAGACGACTCTAAAGAATTAGTTTTATTTGATGTGCAAACAGATATAGAAATTATTAGTCCTGATGAATTTATTGTAGATTTTGCAGAGCTAAATATTGCAGAAGTAGTTTATAAAGGCAAACTTACAGGAAAATTTAAGGATGATGTACGTGAAGGAAAATATGATGTAGTTGAAGGAGTTATTTGCAAAGGTGGAAAAGGGGATGATTTATGGATGGTAAAAATTAAAACCTATGAATATCTGGAAAAATTAAAACAAGCTTTTGCAGATGACTGGGAAAACTACTGGGAATAAATACCTGTAATCAATAGCAAAAAGAGAAAATGCAAGCGGAACAAAAGTAAAAAGTTGGTGTCTAAAATAAAAAAATCATAACTTTGTAAAGGAAGTCTACAAAGATGAAAAACTCTATAAAACAATTTTTTACTTTAATACTCGCATTTTTTGTTGGAACATTAGTAAATCATACAAATAATTATTTTATAAACATTGATAGCACTAATAAATCTAAAGAAAATCCCTCTCAAAATAATTTTGAAGAAGATTTGTTATTAGAAGACATTACAGAAATAGAAGAAAGTTTATTAAATAAGCAATCTCCTAAAGTAGTAAAACGTTCATATTGCAACATAGTCCCTGTAAAAGTAATACATCGAGAAATTCCAATTTATCCAGAAAAAGCAAAGGCAGAAAACATTACAGGAGATGTTCTAATAAGAGTTGAAGTTAATGAG is a genomic window of Blastocatellia bacterium containing:
- a CDS encoding TonB family protein, whose protein sequence is MKNSIKQFFTLILAFFVGTLVNHTNNYFINIDSTNKSKENPSQNNFEEDLLLEDITEIEESLLNKQSPKVVKRSYCNIVPVKVIHREIPIYPEKAKAENITGDVLIRVEVNEQGNVVLARGDSANNPLLQEVAIVAACKTTFSFPEDYKNSIPAPILLTYRFTLD